The Desmodus rotundus isolate HL8 chromosome 3, HLdesRot8A.1, whole genome shotgun sequence genome includes a region encoding these proteins:
- the IFI44 gene encoding LOW QUALITY PROTEIN: interferon-induced protein 44 (The sequence of the model RefSeq protein was modified relative to this genomic sequence to represent the inferred CDS: deleted 1 base in 1 codon) produces MAVATCLTWMQEKKLQNCLGGKCFSLLFKASVHESSASDLLQRCRNQGPTITVIYSSDHVIVAYMSEGYDKESDSIILFIFEGTEVLKCKIKPDLPLDVYNSWTGRRYYGNSDFQINLDKREVTMNSKIVEKLTPAQCQTVSFQECEVFRCEGLLDTRKMKGVSELRESLLSAIRSYKPYRDLTHQIRILLLGPTGAGKSSFFNSVKSVFRGHVTHQALVGSDKTGKSEQYRTYSIKDGKDGNVLPFVLCDSMGLSEEKGLCMDDIFYILKGHIPDRYQFNFMKPITPGRGNYIDFPQLKDRIHCAAFVLDANSIEHLSDDMVAKIKRARRQMIQCGVVYLVLLTCVDSMDLIVRGDLIDIYRCVPVKLKLEEVHRKLGFAVSDILVVSNYTSEWDLDPIKDVLNLSALRQMLLAADDFLEDCLPFEETVREPRDSLEQHLMMEGLNI; encoded by the exons ATGGCAGTGGCAACTTGTTTGACGTGGATGCAAGAAAAGAAGTTGCAAAATTGCTTGGGAGGAAAGTGCTTTAGCCTTCTCTTTAAGGCTAGTGTCCATGAATCCAGCGCTTCGGATTTGCTTCAGAGATGTCGTAATCAAGGACCTACTATAACAGTGATTTATAGTAGTGATCATGTTATTGTGGCATACATGTCCGAGGGTTATGACAAAGAAAGTGATTCCATCATCCTTTTTATCTTTGAAGGGACTGaagttttgaaatgtaaaataaaaccagattTACCATTGGACGTTTATAATTCCTGGACTGGACGGCGTTACTATGGAAATTCGGATTTCCAGATAAACCTAGACAAAAGAGAGGTAACCATGAATTCAAAAATAGTTGAAAAATTAACACCAGCTCAATGTCAGACAGTTTCCTTTCAAGAATGTGAAGTTTTTCGATGTGAAG GTTTGTTGGACACAAGGAAGATGAAAGGGGTCAGTGA GCTCAGGGAAAGCTTATTGTCTGCCATAAGATCTTACAAACCATACAGAGACCTGACTCACCAAATACGAATTCTGCTCCTGGGTCCAACTGGAGCTGGGAAGTCTAGCTTTTTCAACTCCGTAAAGTCTGTTTTCCGAGGCCATGTAACCCACCAAGCTTTGGTGGGTTCTGACAAAACTGGGAAATCTGAGCAG TACAGGACATATTCCATTAAGGATGGGAAGGATGGTAACGTCTTGCCATTTGTTCTGTGTGACTCAATGGGGCTGAGTGAGGAAAAAGGGCTGTGCATGGATGACATATTCTACATCTTAAAAGGCCACATTCCTGACAGATATCAG TTTAATTTCATGAAACCAATCACCCCAGGCCGTGGTAACTACATTGACTTCCCACAGCTGAAGGACAGGATCCATTGTGCAGCGTTTGTGTTGGATGCCAACTCCATTGAACACCTCTCTGATGACATGGTAGCCAAGATCAAAAGAGCTCGAAGGCAGATGATACAGTGTG GTGTGGTATATTTGGTTTTGCTCACTTGTGTGGATAGCATGGATCTGATTGTGAGAGGAGACCTTATAGACATATACAGATGCGTGCCTGTGAAGCTCAAG CTAGAGGAAGTCCACAGAAAACTTGGATTTGCAGTTTCTGACATCTTGGTGGTCAGTAATTACACCTCAGAGTGGGATCTGGACCCTATAAAGGACGTCCTGAACCTCTCTGCACTGAGACAGATGCTGCTGGCTGCAGATGACTTCTTAGAGGAT TGCTTGCCTTTTGAGGAAACAG